One genomic segment of Deltaproteobacteria bacterium RBG_16_64_85 includes these proteins:
- a CDS encoding ribonucleoside-diphosphate reductase, adenosylcobalamin-dependent gives MFRKYGPLPVSENARKVLERRYLKIGAPGDTLETPEEMIARVAYNIAAAEGFYYGTLPEVVLQRAETFYALMIRLDFVPNSPTLMNAGRELQQLSACFVLPVEDSMESIFEAVKNTALIHKSGGGTGFSFSRLRPKHDVVKSTKGISSGPISFMTVFDAATETIKQGGTRRGANMGILRVDHPDILEFITCKTKNDRLNNFNISVALTEEFMKAVEADAEYPLVNPHSMEIAARLKAREVFEKIVDSAWRNGEPGIIFLDRINRDNPTPRLGAMESTNPCGEQPLLPYESCNLGSVNLANMILGENGGARIDYEKLKAAVHAAVRFLDDVIDRNNYPLNEIRQMTMGNRKIGLGVMGFADMLIRLGIPYDSDEALAVAQEVMNFLQEESVSASCHLARERGPFPNYGISVFPERGGIPRRNATTTTIAPTGTISIIAGCSSGIEPVFALSFIRNVMDNDHLVEGHPLFEAEMRRRGLYSVEKMKEISQSGSLRHVEGIPDEVRRIFVTAHDISPEAHLRMQAAFQKFVDNAVSKTVNFPAEATREDIRKVFVLAYRLGCKGVTVYRDRSRDEQVLNIGEVNRKEAAASGVPEAEPGFVSPRPRPDTLLGVTKEMKTSCGKLYITINRDRQGIFEIFNQMGKAGGCAASQSEAIGRLVSLALRSGVQPDQIIKQLKGISCHLPAWGGNGGKILSCADAVSKAIDWYMENVDTMFAGLPGPAGDPELAASSQAAPSRAEDREIARGACPDCGSQVEMQEACLKCRSCGWSEC, from the coding sequence ATGTTCCGGAAATACGGGCCGTTGCCGGTCTCCGAGAACGCCCGGAAAGTGCTCGAACGGCGGTATCTCAAGATCGGCGCCCCGGGGGATACCCTGGAGACGCCCGAGGAGATGATCGCCCGGGTGGCTTACAACATCGCGGCGGCGGAAGGATTTTACTACGGCACCCTCCCCGAAGTCGTCCTGCAGCGGGCGGAGACGTTCTATGCCCTGATGATCCGGCTGGATTTCGTGCCCAATTCCCCCACCCTCATGAACGCGGGGCGGGAGCTGCAGCAGCTGTCGGCCTGCTTCGTGCTGCCCGTCGAAGACTCGATGGAATCCATCTTCGAGGCGGTCAAGAACACCGCGCTCATCCACAAGAGCGGCGGGGGGACCGGATTCTCCTTCTCCCGCCTGCGCCCGAAGCACGACGTGGTCAAGTCGACCAAGGGGATCTCGTCCGGCCCCATCTCCTTCATGACCGTTTTCGACGCGGCCACCGAGACGATCAAGCAGGGAGGGACCCGCCGGGGCGCCAACATGGGGATTCTCCGGGTCGACCACCCCGACATCCTCGAGTTCATCACCTGCAAGACGAAGAACGACCGGCTGAACAACTTCAACATCTCCGTGGCGCTGACCGAGGAGTTCATGAAGGCGGTGGAGGCCGACGCCGAGTACCCGCTCGTCAACCCCCACTCCATGGAGATCGCCGCCCGGCTCAAGGCCCGCGAGGTGTTCGAGAAGATCGTGGACTCCGCGTGGCGCAACGGGGAGCCGGGGATCATCTTCCTGGACCGGATCAACCGGGACAACCCCACCCCCCGGCTCGGCGCGATGGAGAGCACGAACCCGTGCGGGGAGCAGCCTCTTTTGCCTTACGAATCGTGCAATTTGGGCTCCGTCAACCTCGCCAACATGATCCTGGGGGAGAACGGCGGCGCGCGGATCGACTACGAGAAGCTCAAGGCCGCGGTCCACGCCGCGGTGCGGTTCCTGGACGACGTCATCGACAGGAACAACTATCCGCTGAACGAGATCCGGCAGATGACGATGGGAAACCGGAAGATCGGGCTGGGGGTGATGGGATTCGCCGACATGCTGATCCGGCTCGGCATCCCCTACGACTCGGACGAGGCGCTGGCCGTCGCCCAGGAGGTCATGAACTTCCTCCAGGAGGAGTCGGTTTCGGCCTCCTGCCACCTGGCCCGCGAGCGGGGGCCGTTCCCGAACTACGGGATCAGCGTCTTCCCCGAGCGGGGCGGCATCCCCCGGCGCAACGCCACGACGACGACGATCGCCCCGACGGGGACCATCAGCATCATCGCCGGCTGCAGCAGCGGGATCGAGCCGGTCTTCGCCCTGTCGTTCATCCGCAACGTGATGGACAACGACCACCTGGTCGAAGGGCACCCCCTCTTCGAGGCGGAGATGCGGCGGCGCGGGCTCTATTCGGTCGAGAAGATGAAGGAGATCTCGCAGTCCGGCTCGCTGCGGCACGTGGAGGGGATCCCCGACGAGGTCCGGAGGATCTTCGTGACGGCGCACGACATCTCCCCGGAGGCGCACCTGCGGATGCAGGCCGCCTTCCAGAAGTTCGTCGACAACGCCGTGTCCAAGACGGTCAACTTCCCCGCCGAGGCGACCCGGGAGGACATCCGGAAGGTCTTCGTCCTGGCCTACCGCCTGGGCTGCAAGGGCGTCACCGTCTACCGGGACAGAAGCCGCGACGAGCAGGTGCTGAACATCGGCGAGGTCAACCGCAAGGAGGCCGCCGCGTCCGGGGTCCCCGAGGCCGAGCCGGGGTTCGTCTCCCCGCGGCCCCGCCCCGACACCCTGCTGGGCGTCACCAAGGAGATGAAGACGAGCTGCGGGAAGCTCTACATTACGATCAACCGCGACCGCCAGGGGATCTTCGAGATCTTCAACCAGATGGGGAAGGCCGGCGGGTGCGCGGCTTCCCAGTCCGAGGCGATCGGGAGGCTCGTGTCCCTGGCCCTCCGCTCCGGGGTCCAGCCCGACCAGATCATCAAGCAGCTGAAGGGGATCTCCTGTCATCTCCCCGCCTGGGGCGGAAACGGCGGGAAGATCCTGTCGTGCGCGGACGCGGTCTCCAAGGCCATCGATTGGTACATGGAGAACGTCGACACGATGTTCGCCGGACTCCCCGGACCCGCGGGAGATCCCGAACTTGCCGCTTCTTCCCAGGCGGCCCCTTCCCGTGCCGAGGACCGGGAGATCGCGCGCGGCGCCTGCCCCGACTGCGGAAGCCAGGTCGAGATGCAGGAGGCGTGCCTCAAGTGCCGATCGTGCGGGTGGTCGGA